A stretch of the Hyalangium minutum genome encodes the following:
- a CDS encoding NADH-quinone oxidoreductase subunit A, which translates to METPLTPYLPLAVVLLLSGVLALIIPTLAGLLGPRRPSAVKSMTFEAGSESSGMARQRFAVKFYVVALLFIVFDVEAVFLYPWAVNFQALGWFGYTEMVVFAATLVVGLIYVWKKGALEWES; encoded by the coding sequence ATGGAAACTCCTCTCACCCCTTATCTGCCGCTGGCAGTGGTGCTGCTGCTGTCTGGCGTGCTGGCGCTGATCATCCCCACCCTCGCCGGCTTGCTGGGCCCTCGGCGGCCGAGCGCGGTCAAGTCGATGACCTTCGAGGCCGGCTCCGAGTCCAGCGGCATGGCGCGGCAGCGGTTCGCGGTGAAGTTCTACGTCGTTGCGCTGCTCTTCATCGTGTTCGACGTCGAAGCCGTGTTCCTGTACCCCTGGGCGGTGAACTTCCAGGCGCTCGGCTGGTTCGGCTACACCGAGATGGTGGTTTTCGCTGCAACCCTGGTGGTGGGCCTTATCTACGTTTGGAAGAAGGGCGCTCTCGAGTGGGAGAGCTGA
- a CDS encoding methyl-accepting chemotaxis protein, which produces MWGRLSLRWQVALAVLVPTIVISALTSFYFPRKQMEIGRHRLKERGLAVGLLAQQQAAAILSEPEALRTDRFQQLFDQVEKGGNVSMQAVLEPAGGTLIQRGNLPLGSTALKGGEGCADAFLEGTLIVSCSLPDGRAYLVGMDASVVHHEEVNAFMLSGGLVYSAAALIGLALAFFIGRAITEPVSRMTEAAIEVAKGDVSRSTLEVTTAAGEVKQMAQSFSEMLTTLRGTVAELVSRTEQLSSASRGLTGASADQEHVISQQAAYAQQIAATFEELSRTAEQISSSTEVVESSARRTHEAVAEAMAVVAQVVAGINDIRIEAKGVAEAIVGLNQDLQQVGKIAQVINQVAERSDLLALNAALEGTKAGEVGRGFSLVAAEMRKLAENVSGSARDIARIVEKVQDSGEEAAQKARVGMATSDRGVEVAEQASSVFERIVELARGTSEAARQITIATRQQRQSSEQAVQGARNVAELVKQGVDATGRTTRIAQDLQAVAEGLTAVTSRFKVARDERS; this is translated from the coding sequence ATGTGGGGTCGGCTCAGTCTACGGTGGCAGGTGGCACTCGCGGTGCTGGTGCCCACCATCGTCATTTCCGCCCTCACCAGCTTCTACTTCCCGCGGAAGCAGATGGAGATCGGCCGGCACCGGCTGAAGGAGCGGGGTCTCGCGGTGGGGCTGCTGGCCCAGCAACAAGCGGCCGCCATCCTCTCGGAGCCCGAGGCCCTGCGCACGGACCGCTTTCAGCAGCTCTTTGATCAGGTGGAGAAGGGCGGCAACGTCTCCATGCAGGCGGTGCTCGAGCCCGCAGGCGGCACACTGATCCAGCGCGGCAACCTGCCGCTCGGGAGCACCGCCCTGAAGGGCGGCGAGGGGTGCGCGGACGCGTTCCTCGAGGGCACCCTGATCGTGAGCTGCTCGCTGCCGGATGGGCGCGCCTACCTCGTGGGCATGGATGCCTCGGTGGTGCACCACGAGGAGGTCAATGCCTTCATGCTGTCCGGCGGACTCGTCTACAGCGCCGCGGCGCTGATCGGCCTGGCGCTGGCCTTCTTCATCGGCCGGGCCATCACCGAGCCGGTGTCGCGGATGACGGAGGCCGCCATCGAGGTGGCCAAGGGTGACGTGTCCCGCAGCACGCTGGAGGTGACGACGGCCGCGGGCGAGGTGAAGCAGATGGCGCAGTCGTTCAGCGAGATGCTGACCACGCTGCGCGGCACGGTGGCGGAGCTGGTGTCCCGCACCGAGCAGCTGTCCAGCGCCTCGCGCGGGCTGACGGGGGCCTCGGCGGATCAGGAGCACGTCATCAGCCAGCAGGCGGCGTACGCGCAGCAGATCGCCGCCACCTTTGAGGAGCTGAGTCGCACCGCCGAGCAGATCTCCAGCTCCACGGAGGTGGTGGAGTCCAGCGCGCGCCGCACGCACGAGGCGGTGGCCGAGGCCATGGCCGTAGTGGCGCAGGTGGTGGCCGGCATCAACGACATCCGCATCGAGGCCAAGGGCGTGGCCGAGGCCATCGTCGGGCTGAACCAGGACTTGCAGCAGGTGGGGAAGATCGCCCAGGTGATCAACCAGGTGGCGGAGCGCTCGGACCTGCTGGCGCTCAACGCGGCGCTCGAGGGCACCAAGGCGGGCGAGGTGGGCCGCGGCTTCTCGCTGGTAGCCGCGGAGATGCGCAAGCTGGCGGAGAACGTGTCCGGCTCGGCGCGAGACATCGCCCGCATCGTCGAGAAGGTGCAGGACTCCGGCGAGGAGGCCGCGCAGAAGGCCCGCGTGGGCATGGCCACCTCGGATCGCGGCGTGGAGGTGGCCGAGCAGGCCTCCTCCGTGTTCGAGCGGATCGTCGAGCTGGCGCGCGGTACCAGCGAGGCGGCGCGGCAGATCACCATCGCCACGCGGCAGCAGCGCCAGTCCAGCGAGCAGGCTGTGCAGGGCGCTCGCAACGTGGCCGAGCTGGTGAAGCAGGGCGTGGATGCCACGGGCCGCACCACCCGCATTGCTCAGGATCTGCAGGCGGTGGCCGAGGGGCTCACCGCCGTCACCAGCCGCTTCAAGGTCGCCCGCGACGAGCGGTCCTGA
- a CDS encoding response regulator, whose amino-acid sequence MKTVLIVDDELDIAEAVKAILEEERYRVLTCGNGREALKCLEEHTPDLAILDIMMPVMNGYETLKAIRQKPAFEKLPVLIMSAIAPTVKPKDHGWSGFLKKPFSLQQLLDQVHTLVPKDSDQEEPR is encoded by the coding sequence ATGAAGACGGTGCTCATCGTCGATGACGAGCTGGACATCGCCGAGGCGGTCAAGGCGATCCTCGAGGAGGAGCGCTACCGCGTCTTGACGTGCGGCAACGGCCGCGAGGCGCTCAAGTGCCTGGAGGAGCACACGCCGGACCTGGCCATCCTGGACATCATGATGCCGGTGATGAACGGCTACGAGACGCTCAAGGCCATCCGCCAGAAGCCTGCCTTCGAGAAGCTCCCCGTCCTCATCATGAGCGCCATCGCGCCCACGGTGAAGCCCAAGGACCATGGGTGGTCCGGGTTCCTCAAGAAGCCCTTCTCCTTGCAACAGCTCCTCGACCAGGTACACACGCTGGTCCCCAAAGACTCGGATCAAGAGGAGCCGCGGTAG
- a CDS encoding ATPase domain-containing protein, whose amino-acid sequence MSSQEKGHGEQDRKAEHKRLITRVPRLDFITKGGLLRGSSYAILGPPGSGKTVLANQIAFNHVKEGGRALYVTLLTESHARMLANIEEMTFFDRSVIPEKLHYVSGYPELEKDGLKALLDMVRRTAQQNQVSLLIIDGMDAAKEFARSDLSFKRFLQDLQAFTSILGCTTLLLSPHQEGDTHPENTAVDGVFELSLWLSGPRAVRELVALKFRGSDSLLGRHEVEISERGIVIHPRTEVQFANPQEDSPGDRIRMSFGIPRLDESLRGGVLSGSTTMLLGAPGTGKTLLGLHFLLQGAREGQPGVYFGFYETPPRLMEKAAGVGMKDLKKYVDKGLIEIQWQPPLEHNMDSLAERLLERLHERNVKRIRLFIDGVSGFRSAAVYPDRMGRFFSALSHQLRMLDATTLYSEETPLLSPGVETPLAESAAYVENIILLRYVELRSQLYRLISIMKMRESQYDSGIREFSITDEGIRMADTFQSAENILTGHARVRNGGTDKKDKEVSPPMEISEAKKKGKRGGLRRRRRS is encoded by the coding sequence GTGTCGTCTCAAGAGAAGGGGCACGGTGAGCAGGACCGCAAGGCCGAGCACAAGCGGCTCATCACCCGAGTGCCCCGGCTGGACTTCATCACCAAAGGCGGCCTGCTGAGAGGCTCCTCGTACGCCATTTTGGGGCCTCCCGGCTCAGGCAAGACGGTGCTGGCCAACCAGATCGCCTTCAACCATGTGAAGGAGGGCGGCCGTGCCCTCTACGTGACGCTCCTGACGGAGTCTCACGCCCGCATGCTGGCCAACATCGAGGAGATGACCTTCTTCGACCGGAGCGTCATCCCCGAAAAGCTCCACTACGTCAGCGGCTACCCCGAGCTGGAGAAGGACGGCCTCAAGGCCCTGCTGGACATGGTGCGACGCACGGCCCAGCAAAACCAGGTGTCCCTGCTCATCATCGACGGCATGGACGCGGCCAAGGAGTTCGCCCGCTCGGATCTGTCCTTCAAGCGCTTCCTCCAGGACCTGCAGGCCTTCACGAGCATCCTCGGCTGCACCACCCTGCTGCTCTCTCCGCACCAGGAGGGCGACACCCACCCGGAGAACACCGCGGTGGACGGTGTCTTCGAGCTGTCGCTCTGGCTCTCCGGACCGCGCGCGGTGCGGGAGCTTGTCGCGCTGAAGTTCCGCGGCAGCGACTCGCTGCTCGGCCGGCACGAGGTGGAGATCTCCGAGCGGGGGATAGTCATCCACCCCCGCACCGAGGTGCAGTTCGCCAACCCCCAGGAGGACAGCCCCGGGGACCGCATCCGCATGTCCTTCGGCATCCCCCGCCTGGACGAGTCGCTCCGGGGCGGCGTGCTGTCCGGCTCCACCACCATGCTCCTGGGCGCGCCCGGCACGGGCAAGACGCTGCTGGGGCTCCACTTCCTGCTCCAGGGCGCCCGCGAGGGCCAGCCCGGTGTCTACTTCGGCTTCTACGAGACGCCTCCGCGCCTGATGGAGAAGGCTGCGGGCGTGGGCATGAAGGACCTCAAGAAGTACGTGGACAAGGGCCTCATCGAGATCCAGTGGCAGCCCCCGCTGGAGCACAACATGGATTCGCTGGCCGAGCGGCTCCTGGAGCGCCTCCACGAGCGCAACGTGAAGCGGATCCGCCTCTTCATCGACGGCGTGTCCGGCTTCCGCTCCGCCGCCGTGTACCCGGATCGCATGGGGCGCTTCTTCTCCGCGCTCTCGCACCAACTGCGGATGCTGGACGCCACCACGCTCTATTCCGAGGAGACGCCCCTGCTCAGCCCCGGAGTGGAGACCCCGCTGGCCGAGTCCGCCGCCTACGTGGAGAACATCATCCTGCTGCGCTACGTGGAGCTGCGCTCGCAGCTGTACCGGCTCATCTCCATCATGAAGATGCGCGAGAGCCAGTACGACAGCGGCATCCGCGAGTTCTCCATCACCGATGAGGGCATCCGCATGGCGGACACCTTCCAGAGCGCGGAGAACATCCTCACCGGCCACGCGCGCGTGCGTAACGGAGGCACGGACAAGAAGGACAAGGAGGTCTCCCCGCCCATGGAGATTTCTGAGGCGAAGAAGAAGGGCAAGCGGGGCGGCCTGCGGCGGCGGAGGCGCTCATGA
- a CDS encoding hybrid sensor histidine kinase/response regulator produces the protein MGERPPPKATILNVNDHPATLYMVSHMLRMAGYQVLEAKNGKQALSIAEGRPDLVLLDVHLPDIDGYEVCRRLRNHEETQDLLIAHLSAVSVQREDRIRGLAHGADAYWTTPMEEEELLANIEALLRLQSRAQGAIRERDEFLSVAAHELKTPLTALRLHLERTLYLTTRGATETIPKTTVEKSLTPALRQIDRLQQLLDTLLDVSRVTSHKLRLDISALDLVELTGDLALRLEAQARAVGVELQFELHHEPIILFGDRLRLEQVLTNLVTNAIKYGGGRPVQIHVEERPEWAVILVRDHGIGIAPQDQARIFDRFERATTARQSESLGLGLYIAKEIVTAHGGTISVTSEPGQGATFQVLLPLRRTERY, from the coding sequence ATGGGTGAGCGGCCGCCTCCCAAGGCGACCATCCTCAACGTCAACGATCACCCTGCGACCCTCTACATGGTCAGCCACATGCTGCGCATGGCCGGCTACCAGGTCCTCGAGGCCAAGAACGGCAAGCAGGCCCTGTCCATCGCCGAGGGCAGGCCGGACCTCGTCCTCCTGGACGTTCACCTGCCCGACATCGATGGCTACGAGGTCTGCCGGCGCCTTCGCAACCATGAGGAGACCCAAGATCTCCTCATTGCCCACCTCTCCGCCGTCTCCGTCCAGCGTGAGGACCGCATCCGGGGCCTGGCTCACGGTGCGGACGCCTACTGGACCACTCCCATGGAAGAGGAGGAGCTCCTGGCCAACATCGAGGCGCTCCTGCGCCTCCAGAGCCGCGCCCAGGGCGCCATCCGCGAGCGAGACGAGTTTCTCTCCGTCGCCGCCCACGAGCTGAAGACCCCGCTCACCGCCCTGCGCCTCCACCTGGAGCGCACGCTCTACCTGACCACCCGCGGCGCCACCGAAACCATCCCCAAGACCACCGTCGAGAAGAGCCTCACCCCCGCCCTCCGCCAGATCGATCGGCTGCAACAGCTGCTGGACACGCTGCTGGACGTGTCCCGCGTCACCAGCCACAAGCTCCGGCTGGACATCAGCGCGTTGGACTTGGTGGAGCTGACCGGAGATCTGGCCCTGCGGCTCGAAGCCCAAGCCCGCGCCGTGGGCGTGGAACTCCAGTTCGAGCTGCACCACGAGCCCATCATCCTCTTCGGAGATCGGCTTCGCCTGGAGCAGGTGCTGACCAACCTGGTCACCAATGCCATCAAATACGGCGGCGGCCGGCCCGTGCAGATCCACGTGGAGGAGCGCCCGGAATGGGCCGTCATCCTCGTCAGGGATCATGGCATCGGGATCGCTCCTCAGGATCAGGCCCGTATCTTCGACCGCTTCGAGCGGGCTACCACGGCCCGTCAGTCCGAGAGCCTGGGGCTCGGCCTTTACATCGCCAAGGAAATCGTCACGGCTCACGGGGGGACCATCTCGGTCACCAGCGAGCCCGGCCAGGGCGCCACCTTCCAGGTGCTGCTGCCCCTGCGCCGGACCGAACGCTACTGA